The Spirosoma sp. SC4-14 DNA window GCCACATCAGCATCTATGAAGCCGCTTCGTCGGATGCTTCGTTACGGACTATGTTACTGTTTGCGTTTATCGGAATGCCGCTGGTAGCAACCTATACGGTTTTTGTTTTCTGGACATTCCGGGGAAAGGTGAAACTGGAGGAAAATAGTTACTGACGTTCATATGCCGTGTACAACAGCGAATCGGTAGGGGTTTTATTGTGGCAATACGCTTCCCGATTGGACTATCCATTTTAGAGAAACTGGACTACGCCAATGGTCTGGTTTGTGGATAAGTTTGCGCCGTTTTACTACGTTGAAATGGAACAGATAATAGTAAGAAAAGCCTCTATCGGCGATTTCGAAACCATACAGCTTATTGGCAAAGAAACCTTTTTCGAAACGTTTGCTCAAAGCAATACAGAAGCGGATATGAAGACCTATCTGGAGATAAACTTTAGTGACGAAAAAGTAAAGTCTGAACTAAGCAGCCCAGATTCGCTATTTTATATTGCCTTAAACGGTGAAAGCTCTATTGGTTATTTGAAAGTAAATGTTGGTAAAGGCCAAACAGAACTACAGGACGAAGCCTCTCTCGAAATTGAACGTATTTATGTAAAGAGTAGCTATCATGGCAAAAAAGTAGGACAGCTTCTCTATGAGAAAGCACTGGAAATTGCTCAACGTCAAAAAAAGACCTATATCTGGCTGGGTGTATGGGAAGAGAATCCCAAAGCGATACGGTTTTATGAAAAGAATGGATTTGTTGCCTTCGACAAACATGTTTTCAAATTAGGCGAAGATGAACAAACCGATGTCATGATGAAAAAAGTGCTTTAACAAGGGGCAAGGAGAAAAGTACATTAGTTTGAAAGGTCAACCCGTTCTCCCCGGCGCAGAGCATTTACCAGATTGTGGGCGCGCCGTGTCGGTTCGGGAATGCGGTAGCCACCGTCGCACTGAAGGGTAAGTGCCATAGCCGTTTCCAGATCGATCAGATGACCGGGCGATACATAGACCGGATTCACTTTGTTTTTCGTTCGCAGGGCAGCACCAATTACCTCGCCGTAGTGTCGCATGGGGGACCATGAACCCCGTTCGGGCGCTGGCTCGTCGTATTTGCCGACCAGTACCGATTTGCCACAACCGAACGTTGGCCGATTCAGAAAAAGCCCCGCGTGCGACGCAATGCCAATTCGGCGCGGGTGGGCCGTACCATGTCCATCGAACATCACAACATCGGGTTCCGTTTTGAGCTTTGCCCAGGCTTGCAGCAACGACGGAATTTCGCGAAACGACAGCAGACCAGGGATATACGGAAAGGGCGCCGTACTGATTACGCCCGTTTCGTCAATGGTTTCGAGCGTTTCCAGATTCAGCACTACAATGCCAGCGTAGACCGTCTCTTCAAACTTATTGAACGAAATATCGCAGCCTGCAATCGTTCTGGGTGTTTTTTGTAGTGGTTCGATTCGTATCTGCGAGCGCAATTGCTGCTGTAGAGCGACGGCTTCGGCGGGCGAAACGTTCCAGTCGTGCAGAGGTTGATAGGCGGCCATAGGCAGGAAAATGATTGTTCGACCATAACATCCGCAAGCGCCAAACGGTTTTTTCTGACAGGATTTACAGGATTGACAAGATTCTCTGGGTATTGCTGATTGTAAACCTAGTTGATCCTGTTAATCCTGTCAGAAACCTAGTTTTCCAGAATCAATTTCTTTACAAAATCCAGTCGACTATTGGTGTGGTTTAATACATCGTCGATCGTAATGTCCAGGGCATAGTCGGGCATAGTACCCCGCCCTTTTTTCGTAACTTCACCAACGGCATTGTGGTAATACAGCAATGGGCTGCCGACGTAGATTTTTGAGTGTGGGAGTTCGAGATGAATAAAACTACCACCATTGCCGCCTTCATAAGCGCCCCCCGACTCTTCGCCCAGAAACACACCTACCCGATTGGCATGGGCAACGGCCAGAAACTCCGATGCCGTGGACGCGCTCCGGCCATTCATAAAAATATAAACCTGACCCCGAAATCGATTGGGCTTGGGTAAATACCGTCTGGGACCACGGCCCACATCACCCTGTTTCAGCGTGAATGTGCCGTCCGATTCAGGAATAAGTTCGTTTTTAACGTTTTTCCGATCTTGTTCCGATAAATCCGAAAACTGGATGAATTCCGAACTGTCGGTCACGCTATATTGTCGCTCATAATAGGCAGCGGCCGAATCTGATTTCATCAGATAGGAAAACAGTTCGATTCCCTGACTATCCCAACCGCCCGGATTGTTGTTCAGGTCAACGATTAGGTTGCGGATTCCTTTTTTCGCAAGCTGACGCATGGCCTTATCCATGAACGCCCGGAATAGTACTACGGCTTCGTCGCTGTTTTTGGCCCCTTCGCCCCCAAAGCTGTCCAGGCGTAACAAGGCTGTTCGCGGCATATCGTTAGGAAATGATAACCGCCACGGATGTTTTGCGTTTTTGCCATACCAGCCAATCATCTGTTTGTTGACCGGATTCTTTTTGTAGAAGCGCAGGGAGGTTGTAAATGGCTGGGCCGGTACGTCAACCTGAATGGTATCGCCCGTTAGTTTCCGAAGCGTCAGATGAAAAACATCGGGCTGCTCCATAAACCAGTAATAAAACAGAGCGAAAAGCTGCCCTTGCATGACAGCCTGTTTTGAGGTTTGGATATAGCCGTCGTCCCAATGATAGCGAAACAACCGTTGCCGAATAGCCTCCATCGAATGTCCATTGATACGCAATAATTCAAAGCCGGGTTTTATGGTTTCATTGGCGGTTCCGTTGAACAGAATATAGGAATGATTCTGGATGGGAAACATAAACAAAGGGAAGGTTTTCCAATGGCTATTGAACAGACTTTCCCAGTTTTTTGCCGGAAGCGCGTGGGTGTGTGCGCATCGAATGTCGGCAACGAGGGACTCAATTGTTCGAAAAAAATCATAGAAAGGCATCGGCTTGGTTAGCGTTCCGGCCAGACTGTCGAGTTTAGCCTGCATAACCGGTTTGGGTGTATAACGATACAGGCCTGGATGCGTTTCTTCGAGCAAACGGCGGAAATAGCGAAAGTCGGCCTGCATATCGGCGGGTTGCAGAACATTGGTCTGGAGGGTATCCGTTACGGGCTGGGCCGCAAGCGAGCAGGCGAACAGCGTAAAGAGAAAAATATGGGTAAGTCGCACGAGTTCAGTTCATTAGAAGGGGGTGTTTATAAACGCTTTGCGACGACATCGCCGTTTTGATGAACAATTACCTGGGTGATACGTCCGCTGGCATCTTTCTGGAAGGTTAACTGGGCGTTTACCGCTTTCAGAAAAAAATCGGTTTCGCTGGAGGGGAAAATCTCGAATCGTTGCTGGCCAGTTACCTGTAGAAACAGGTTTCGACCTTCGAGCGTGATGGACAGAATACGGTCGGGCGATAACCGATACTTACCAACATAATCTTTCAACACAGCCTCGCGAACCGGAACGGTTTTAAAACTAGATGGTAGCTGATAAGGCATTCCGTACGTGATAAAAAGCAGGTCTTTCAGCATCGGCTCCAGCGTGGTAGCGTCGGAGGTGTCATCGACATTGGCAAGCATAATCAGGACTGTATTATCTTCCGGGATAAGGACAAAAAAGGTAGCAAAGCCGGGGAGGTTTCCGTTCTGGAAAACCAGCTTTCTCCCTTTTTGAAACTCATTTACACCCC harbors:
- a CDS encoding S41 family peptidase codes for the protein MRLTHIFLFTLFACSLAAQPVTDTLQTNVLQPADMQADFRYFRRLLEETHPGLYRYTPKPVMQAKLDSLAGTLTKPMPFYDFFRTIESLVADIRCAHTHALPAKNWESLFNSHWKTFPLFMFPIQNHSYILFNGTANETIKPGFELLRINGHSMEAIRQRLFRYHWDDGYIQTSKQAVMQGQLFALFYYWFMEQPDVFHLTLRKLTGDTIQVDVPAQPFTTSLRFYKKNPVNKQMIGWYGKNAKHPWRLSFPNDMPRTALLRLDSFGGEGAKNSDEAVVLFRAFMDKAMRQLAKKGIRNLIVDLNNNPGGWDSQGIELFSYLMKSDSAAAYYERQYSVTDSSEFIQFSDLSEQDRKNVKNELIPESDGTFTLKQGDVGRGPRRYLPKPNRFRGQVYIFMNGRSASTASEFLAVAHANRVGVFLGEESGGAYEGGNGGSFIHLELPHSKIYVGSPLLYYHNAVGEVTKKGRGTMPDYALDITIDDVLNHTNSRLDFVKKLILEN
- the nfi gene encoding deoxyribonuclease V (cleaves DNA at apurinic or apyrimidinic sites), whose translation is MAAYQPLHDWNVSPAEAVALQQQLRSQIRIEPLQKTPRTIAGCDISFNKFEETVYAGIVVLNLETLETIDETGVISTAPFPYIPGLLSFREIPSLLQAWAKLKTEPDVVMFDGHGTAHPRRIGIASHAGLFLNRPTFGCGKSVLVGKYDEPAPERGSWSPMRHYGEVIGAALRTKNKVNPVYVSPGHLIDLETAMALTLQCDGGYRIPEPTRRAHNLVNALRRGERVDLSN
- a CDS encoding GNAT family N-acetyltransferase, with amino-acid sequence MEQIIVRKASIGDFETIQLIGKETFFETFAQSNTEADMKTYLEINFSDEKVKSELSSPDSLFYIALNGESSIGYLKVNVGKGQTELQDEASLEIERIYVKSSYHGKKVGQLLYEKALEIAQRQKKTYIWLGVWEENPKAIRFYEKNGFVAFDKHVFKLGEDEQTDVMMKKVL